One window of Novipirellula aureliae genomic DNA carries:
- the prmC gene encoding peptide chain release factor N(5)-glutamine methyltransferase — MTDSSQADAKDAPWTVLRLLEWTTDFFKRRGSDSPRLDAEILLAHARDCARIELYTAFAEVPAEEQRVAFREMVRRRGEGAPVAQLVGFREFYSLRFRVDENVLIPRPETEHLVVEAIDRAKPLGEMKGEGSPLRIADVGTGSGAIAITLAKHIPDAQITAIDLSEAALKIAAWNAEHLKVADSISFVHSDLFESLVDPPTFDIICSNPPYVSESEYDELPATVRDYEPREALVAGIDGLDIIKRLLETAPKRLEAGGRLIIEISPMIADLCEELVDATEGLCDLRFLKDFAGHRRIVSVAKNVGV; from the coding sequence ATGACTGACAGCAGCCAAGCCGATGCCAAGGATGCTCCTTGGACGGTATTACGATTGCTTGAATGGACGACCGACTTTTTTAAGCGACGTGGTAGCGATTCGCCTCGTTTGGATGCCGAGATCCTGCTCGCTCATGCTCGCGATTGTGCTCGCATCGAACTCTATACCGCATTTGCGGAGGTGCCTGCAGAAGAGCAGCGTGTCGCGTTTCGAGAGATGGTGCGTCGCCGAGGCGAGGGAGCACCGGTTGCTCAATTGGTTGGTTTTCGCGAATTCTATTCGCTTCGATTTCGTGTCGACGAGAACGTTCTCATCCCACGCCCCGAAACCGAGCATCTTGTCGTTGAAGCGATTGACCGAGCGAAACCGCTTGGCGAAATGAAAGGGGAGGGGAGCCCTCTGCGAATTGCCGACGTTGGTACCGGCAGTGGTGCAATTGCCATTACCTTGGCTAAGCATATACCGGATGCACAGATTACGGCGATCGATTTAAGCGAAGCGGCACTGAAAATCGCAGCGTGGAATGCAGAGCACTTAAAGGTTGCCGATTCGATTTCGTTTGTGCATAGCGATTTGTTCGAATCGCTGGTTGACCCGCCGACGTTCGATATTATTTGCAGTAACCCACCCTATGTCAGCGAATCAGAATATGACGAGCTGCCGGCCACGGTACGCGATTACGAGCCCCGTGAAGCTTTAGTCGCCGGCATTGACGGACTCGATATCATCAAACGACTATTGGAAACCGCTCCAAAACGTCTTGAAGCAGGTGGGCGGCTGATTATCGAAATCAGTCCGATGATTGCCGATTTATGCGAGGAGCTTGTCGACGCAACGGAGGGGCTGTGTGACCTTCGTTTCCTCAAGGATTTCGCTGGCCACCGAAGGATTGTTTCGGTGGCGAAAAATGTTGGCGTCTAG
- the prfA gene encoding peptide chain release factor 1: protein MSTIRDTLEEKLARFKKLELDMADPEVLADGARMSAAAREHGGLAKVANKYREFKRLTDEIRGCEEMAEAADDPDERDMAEAEMAELRKKRETLWEELLSLTVGGEDSHRTRCVMEIRAGTGGDEAALFARDLFEMYKHYCELKKWKLEIMDHSATEMGGFKDITLTLEGENVYRDLAYESGGHRVQRVPETETQGRVHTSAATVAVMPEPEDIEIVISPEDYRVDKFCASGPGGQHVNKTESAIRLTHHETGIVVQCQDEKSQHKNLAKALRVLKARVYEKKREEEEAKLSQTRKGLIGSGDRSQRIRTYNFPQNRLTDHRINLSLYKLDQIIAGDLTAVTDAMIEYDRDQLRGDMID from the coding sequence ATGAGTACGATTCGCGATACGCTCGAAGAAAAACTGGCACGCTTCAAAAAGCTTGAGCTTGATATGGCTGACCCCGAGGTGTTGGCGGATGGAGCTCGGATGAGTGCCGCTGCGCGCGAACATGGCGGGTTGGCCAAGGTGGCCAACAAGTATCGTGAATTCAAGCGTTTAACCGATGAAATTCGTGGTTGTGAAGAGATGGCCGAAGCGGCGGATGATCCTGACGAGCGGGATATGGCCGAAGCCGAGATGGCAGAGTTGCGAAAAAAACGCGAGACGCTCTGGGAGGAGCTGCTTTCGCTCACCGTGGGTGGCGAAGATTCGCACCGCACCCGCTGTGTGATGGAAATCCGGGCGGGCACCGGTGGCGATGAAGCCGCCTTGTTTGCTCGCGACTTGTTCGAAATGTACAAGCACTACTGCGAGCTGAAAAAGTGGAAACTTGAAATCATGGACCACAGTGCGACCGAAATGGGTGGTTTCAAAGACATCACGCTGACCTTGGAGGGCGAGAACGTCTACCGTGATCTGGCTTACGAATCGGGCGGGCATCGAGTCCAGCGGGTTCCAGAGACGGAGACGCAAGGCCGCGTGCATACGTCGGCTGCGACCGTTGCGGTAATGCCCGAACCAGAGGATATCGAGATTGTTATCAGCCCGGAAGATTATCGGGTCGATAAATTTTGCGCCTCGGGTCCAGGTGGACAGCATGTCAACAAGACCGAGTCGGCGATCCGTTTGACTCATCATGAAACTGGAATCGTCGTTCAGTGCCAGGATGAAAAGAGCCAGCACAAGAACTTGGCGAAGGCGTTGCGAGTTTTGAAGGCGCGTGTGTATGAGAAAAAGCGAGAGGAAGAGGAGGCTAAGTTGTCTCAAACTCGGAAGGGTTTGATCGGCTCGGGCGACCGCAGTCAGCGGATACGCACTTATAACTTCCCTCAAAACCGGCTGACGGATCATCGCATCAATTTGTCGCTCTATAAATTGGATCAGATTATTGCGGGCGATTTAACGGCCGTCACCGATGCGATGATCGAATATGATCGCGACCAACTTCGCGGCGACATGATTGATTAA
- a CDS encoding citrate synthase, with the protein MSSQIHTGKSYTLDMGDRKISLPEVIGSENERGFDITNLRDETGVITYDEGYRNTGSVNSAITYIDGENGILRYRGIPIEQLAEKSTFIETALLLIYGELPTQEHLARFRHELTEHQMIHEGMRNSFLGYPPSGHPMAILSSMINTLSCYSSSVMEMEDESGFENAAARLLSKIRTVAAYAYKTSRGQPLMYPDPKLSYCRNFLHLMFSLPSNWHHPSDEVVRALSLFLILHADHEQNCSTATVRMVGSSGANLFASCAAGVCALWGPLHGGANVAVMEQLQRIHESDERIEDLIDRVKQKKEKLFGFGHGVYRSYDPRANILRDQVTKIMDKHGINDPLLDIAKRLEEIALSDDYFVSRKLYPNVDFYSGILLRAIGIPLNMYTVMFAIGRMPGWIAQWKEVRDSDSRIYRPRQIYTGPGCRDYVGVNQR; encoded by the coding sequence ATGAGTAGTCAAATCCACACGGGAAAATCTTACACCCTCGATATGGGAGATCGTAAAATTTCTCTGCCGGAGGTTATCGGTAGCGAAAACGAACGAGGCTTCGACATCACGAATTTGCGTGATGAGACCGGTGTCATTACCTACGATGAGGGCTACCGCAATACCGGCAGTGTCAATTCGGCGATAACTTATATTGATGGTGAAAACGGAATCCTACGCTACCGGGGAATCCCGATCGAACAACTTGCCGAAAAATCGACTTTCATCGAAACCGCATTGCTGCTGATTTACGGCGAACTGCCAACCCAGGAACATCTCGCCAGGTTTCGCCATGAATTGACCGAGCATCAAATGATCCACGAAGGGATGCGAAACTCGTTCCTCGGATACCCACCAAGCGGACATCCAATGGCGATCTTATCGTCAATGATCAACACGTTGTCATGCTACAGTAGCAGCGTGATGGAGATGGAAGATGAAAGCGGCTTCGAAAACGCTGCCGCACGACTGCTGTCAAAAATCCGGACGGTCGCGGCTTATGCTTACAAGACGTCGAGGGGGCAACCGCTAATGTACCCTGATCCAAAGCTGAGCTACTGCCGCAACTTCTTGCACCTGATGTTCTCGCTACCATCGAATTGGCATCATCCGTCCGACGAAGTCGTTCGCGCACTCTCTCTGTTTCTAATCCTGCACGCCGACCACGAACAAAATTGCTCGACCGCAACGGTTCGCATGGTCGGCTCGTCGGGAGCAAACCTATTCGCATCATGCGCTGCTGGCGTTTGTGCATTATGGGGACCGCTGCACGGCGGAGCCAACGTTGCCGTGATGGAACAACTACAGCGAATCCATGAATCGGACGAGCGAATCGAAGATTTGATCGATCGAGTAAAACAGAAAAAAGAAAAGCTTTTTGGCTTTGGGCACGGCGTTTACAGAAGCTATGACCCCCGTGCAAATATCCTTCGCGATCAAGTCACAAAGATCATGGATAAGCATGGCATCAATGATCCGCTACTCGACATTGCCAAACGACTCGAAGAGATTGCGCTTAGTGATGATTACTTCGTGAGCCGAAAACTTTACCCGAATGTTGACTTTTATTCCGGTATCCTGCTGCGAGCAATCGGTATTCCGCTAAACATGTACACGGTCATGTTTGCGATCGGCCGGATGCCTGGTTGGATTGCCCAGTGGAAAGAAGTTCGCGATTCGGATAGCCGCATCTATCGACCACGGCAAATCTACACCGGCCCAGGCTGTCGTGATTATGTCGGCGTGAACCAACGATAA